A window from Melopsittacus undulatus isolate bMelUnd1 chromosome Z, bMelUnd1.mat.Z, whole genome shotgun sequence encodes these proteins:
- the GNE gene encoding bifunctional UDP-N-acetylglucosamine 2-epimerase/N-acetylmannosamine kinase — protein MEKNANNHKLRICVATCNRADYSKLAPIMFGIKAEPQFFELDVVVLGSHLIDDYGNTYRMIEQDDFDIHTRLHTIVRGEDEAAMVESVGLALVKLPDVLNRLKPDIMIVHGDRFDALALATSAALMNIRILHIEGGEVSGTIDDSIRHAITKLAHYHVCCTRSAEQHLIAMCEDHDRILLAGCPSYDKLLSAKNKDYMSVICMWLGEDVKTRDYIVALQHPVTTDIKHSLKMFELTLDALISFNKRTLILFPNVDAGSKEMVRVMRKKGIEHHPNFRAVKHVPFDQFIQLVAHAGCMIGNSSCGVREVGAFGTPVINLGTRQTGRETGENVLHVRDADTQDKILHALQLQFGKQYPCSKIYGDGNAVPRILKFLKSINLKEPLQKKFCFPPVKDNISQDIDHILETQSALAVDLGGTNLRVAIVSMKGEIVKKYTQLNPKTYEDRLELILKMCVEAASEAVNVNCRILGVGISTGGRVNPREGIVLHSTKLIQEWSSVDLRTPISDALHLPVWVDNDGNCAALAERKFGHGKGIENFVTLITGTGIGGGIIHQHELIHGSSFCAAELGHIVVSLDGPECLCGSQGCIEAYASGIALQREAKKLHDEDLLLVEGMSVKKEEVVSAAHLIQAAKLGNSKADSILRTAGTALGLGVVNILHTMNPSLVILSGVLASHYINAVKDVINQQALSSVKTVDVVVSNLADPALLGAASLVLDYTTRRIY, from the exons atggaGAAGAATGCAAACAACCACAAACTTCGCATTTGTGTTGCAACTTGCAACCGTGCAGATTATTCCAAGTTGGCTCCCATTATGTTTGGTATTAAGGCAGAACCACAGTTCTTTGAGCTCGATGTTGTGGTGCTTGGTTCCCACCTGATTGATGATTACGG taaTACCTATCGTATGATTGAACAAGATGACTTCGATATCCATACAAGACTGCACACCATTGTGAGAGGGGAGGATGAGGCAGCTATGGTGGAGTCAGTGGGGCTTGCGTTAGTCAAGTTACCAGATGTCCTGAACCGCCTGAAGCCTGACATCATGATTGTTCATGGGGATAGATTTGATGCTTTGGCCCTGGCCACATCTGCAGCCCTGATGAATATTCGCATTCTTCACATTGAAGGTGGAGAAGTCAGTGGGACTATCGATGACTCGATTAGACATGCTATAACCAAACTGGCCCACTACCATGTGTGCTGCACAAGGAGTGCAGAGCAGCATTTGATAGCCATGTGTGAAGACCATGACCGCATCCTTTTAGCAGGCTGTCCCTCGTATGATAAGCTTCTCTCTGCAAAAAACAAGGACTACATGAGTGTTATATGCATGTGGCTGG GTGAAGATGTCAAAACCAGAGATTATATAGTTGCtctgcaacatcctgtaaccACAGATATTAAACATTCCTTAAAGATGTTTGAGCTGACACTAGATGCACTCATCTCCTTCAACAAGAGAACACTTATTCTATTTCCTAATGTGGATGCAG GAAGCAAAGAGATGGTTCGGGTGATGAGGAAGAAGGGCATTGAACATCATCCCAATTTTCGGGCAGTAAAGCATGTCCCATTTGACCAGTTCATTCAGCTGGTTGCTCATGCTGGTTGTATGATTGGTAACAGCAGTTGTGGTGTCAGAGAAGTGGGAGCATTTGGTACACCTGTCATCAACCTGGGGACACGGCAGACAGGGAGAGAAACAG GTGAAAACGTTCTTCACGTTCGTGACGCTGACACACAGGATAAGATTCTGcatgctctgcagctgcagtttgGTAAACAGTACCCATG CTCAAAAATATATGGAGATGGTAATGCTGTTCCAAGGATTTTGAAGTTCCTTAAATCTATCAATCTCAAAGAGCCACTGcaaaagaaattctgttttcctcctgtcAAAGATAATATCTCTCAAGATATTGACCATATTCTAGAAACACAGAGTGCTCTGGCTGTGGATCTAGGTGGAACAAATCTCCGAGTAGCAATTGTCAGTATGAAG GGTGAAATAGTTAAGAAGTATACTCAGCTTAACCCTAAAACTTATGAAGACAGACTAGAATTGATTCTAAAGATGTGTGTGGAGGCTGCGTCAGAGGCAGTAAATGTGAACTGCAGAATTTTGGGAGTAG GTATTTCTACAGGTGGACGGGTAAACCCCCGAGAAGGAATTGTGCTCCATTCTACAAAACTCATTCAGGAGTGGAGCTCTGTGGATCTCAGAACTCCAATATCTGATGCTCTGCACCTGCCAGTCTGGGTGGACAATGATGGAAACTGTGCTGCTCTAGCAGAAAGGAAATTTGGTCATGGGAAAGGAATAGAAAATTTTGTAACACTCATTACTGGTACAG GAATTGGAGGTGGAATCATTCATCAACACGAACTGATCCATGGCagttctttctgtgctgctgagcttgGGCATATTGTTGTATCTTTAGATGGACCAGAGTGCCTGTGTGGTAGCCAAGGATGTATAGAAGCATATGCCTCTGGAATAGCATTACAGAGAGAAGCTAAGAAACTGCACGATG AGGATCTGCTTTTAGTAGAAGGAATGTCAGTGAAGAAAGAGGAGGTTGTTAGCGCGGCACATCTCATTCAAGCAGCTAAACTGGGGAACTCAAAAGCAGACAGCATTCTCAGAACAG CTGGGACAGCATTAGGCCTTGGAGTTGTGAACATTCTGCACACCATGAACCCATCTCTTGTGATCCTTTCTGGAGTTCTAGCTAGCCACTATATTAATGCTGTCAAAGATGTGATAAATCAACAGGCTCTGTCCTCTGTTAAAACTGTGGATGTGGTGGTCTCAAATCTAGCAGATCCTGCTCTTCTTGGAGCTGCTAGTCTGGTACTGGATTATACTACACGTAGAATATACTAG